From Arachis stenosperma cultivar V10309 chromosome 2, arast.V10309.gnm1.PFL2, whole genome shotgun sequence, one genomic window encodes:
- the LOC130960740 gene encoding protein LURP-one-related 12-like isoform X2 — MKEEFVVQEEYVSGEERNLTVLKTSRFFAGDGFTVYDCKGQLVFRVDSYGPDARDKDELVLMDPQGRCLLTVKRKRPSLHQRWEGFKGERIDGDKALFSMKRTSLIGRSRASVIVEVYDKPGVEYHIEGCFSQRCCKIYNAAKKLMAEIRRKVDSTTSVMLGKEVFSLCVKPGFDGALAMGLVLVLDQINGENYFESGTTESPVHPTTED, encoded by the exons atgaAGGAAGAGTTTGTTGTGCAAGAAGAGTACGTTTCAGGAGAAGAGAGGAATCTGACGGTGCTGAAAACTTCACGGTTCTTTGCTGGCGATGGCTTCACCGTCTATGATTGCAAGGGCCAACTCGTTTTCCGAGTTGACTCTTACGGTCCCGATGCACGTGACAAGGATGAGCTCGTTCTCATGGATCCACAAGGTCGATGTCTTCTCACCGTAAAACGAAAG AGGCCCAGTCTTCATCAACGGTGGGAAGGTTTCAAAGGAGAAAGAATCGACGGTGATAAAGCATTGTTCAGTATGAAGAGAACATCTTTAATCGGACGGTCACGAGCGAGTGTTATAGTGGAGGTATACGATAAGCCCGGTGTGGAGTATCACATCGAAGGTTGCTTTTCGCAGCGTTGTTGCAAGATCTATAACGCAGCGAAGAAATTAATGGCTGAGATTCGTCGAAAGGTGGACTCCACCACAAGTGTAATGCTTGGGAAAGAAGTCTTCTCGCTTTGCGTTAAGCCTGGATTTGATGGTGCACTTGCCATGGGATTGGTCTTGGTCCTTGATCAGATCAACGGTGAGAATTACTTTGAAAGTGGAACCACGGAGTCTCCGGTGCACCCTACTACAGAAGATTAA
- the LOC130958578 gene encoding pentatricopeptide repeat-containing protein At4g20770-like: MESKSTYLAKILQSCIASKALSSGKVLHARILRVGLFSDTFLSNNLVQLYSNCGDIVSAHQVFAKMPQRNIFSWNAILAAYCKNRNLQDACCLFLEMPERNTISLNTMISTMLRAGYERQALETYDLIMLQGVKPSHITFTTVFSACGALLDAGCGRKNHGVVIKLGLDGNIYVVNALLSMYAKCGLSGDVIRVFDDIDEPNEVTFTTMMGGLAQMNQVKEALEMFRLMLQKGVHVDSVSLSSILGVCAKGGFDESDIGLCNQSHGKQVHTLSIKLGLEGDIHLSNSKLDMYSKIGDMDSAEKVFANMSWHSVVSWNVMIAGYGNKCNTEKAVEYLQRMQCCGYEPDDVTYINMLAACVKSGDVKTGRDIFDSMPCPSLSSWNAILSAYSQNADHEEALKMFRKMQFQYQLPDRTTLAVILSSSAELGLLEAGKQVHAASQKFGFYEDEYVSSGLINAYSKCGKMESSKNVFNKLPKVDVVCWNSMIAGFSINSQDNEAFSFFKQMRQCGFYPSEFSFTIIMSSCAKLSSLSQGRQVHAQIIKDGYEDDIFVGGSLIEMYCKCGNVDQARYFFDIMPSKNTVTWNEMIHGYAQNGYGDEAVSLYKDMITSGEKPDDITFVAVLTGCSHSALIDEGIEIFNSIQQRFGVVPKSDHYTCIIDCLSRAGRFQEVEVILDTMPCKDDPVVWEVVLSSCRIHTNLSLAKRAAEELFRLDPLNSASYVLLANMYSSLGRWEDARAVRDVMSNNRVRKDPGYSWSEYKNDIQHIMENNL; this comes from the coding sequence ATGGAAAGCAAGAGTACCTATTTGGCAAAGATACTTCAGTCGTGCATTGCCAGCAAAGCTCTATCATCCGGCAAGGTTCTCCATGCGAGAATCCTCCGAGTGGGCCTTTTCTCCGACACTTTTCTCTCCAACAACCTCGTCCAATTGTACTCCAACTGCGGTGACATTGTCTCTGCACATCAAGTGTTTGCTAAAATGCCTCAAAGGAACATCTTCTCTTGGAACGCCATCTTGGCTGCCTACTGCAAAAACCGCAACTTGCAAGACGCGTGTTGTTTGTTCCTGGAAATGCCTGAAAGGAACACCATCTCGTTGAACACCATGATCAGTACAATGCTACGTGCTGGCTATGAAAGACAAGCATTGGAGACCTATGATTTGATTATGCTACAAGGTGTTAAACCTTCCCATATAACTTTTACTACTGTTTTTAGTGCTTGTGGTGCTCTTTTGGATGCAGGATGCGGTAGGAAAAATCATGGGGTTGTGATCAAGCTTGGTCTTGATGGTAACATTTATGTAGTTAATGCCCTTTTGTCCATGTATGCTAAGTGTGGCCTTTCTGGGGATGTAATTCGTGTCTTTGATGACATTGATGAGCCTAATGAGGTTACCTTTACTACAATGATGGGTGGATTAGCACAGATGAATCAAGTCAAGGAAGCTTTGGAGATGTTTAGGCTCATGCTGCAAAAGGGGGTTCATGTTGATTCTGTATCTTTGTCCAGTATATTGGGTGTGTGCGCAAAAGGAGGATTTGATGAAAGCGACATTGGTCTATGCAATCAGAGTCATGGAAAACAAGTGCACACACTCTCAATTAAACTGGGATTGGAGGGAGACATCCATTTAAGCAACTCGAAGCTGGATATGTATTCGAAAATAGGGGACATGGATAGCGCTGAAAAAGTTTTCGCGAATATGAGTTGGCATAGTGTTGTTTCTTGGAATGTGATGATAGCTGGGTATGGCAACAAATGCAACACTGAGAAAGCTGTGGAGTATCTCCAGAGAATGCAGTGTTGTGGATATGAACCGGATGATGTTACTTATATCAATATGCTTGCAGCATGTGTCAAGTCTGGGGATGTTAAAACCGGGCGTGATATATTTGATAGCATGCCTTGCCCGAGTTTGAGTTCATGGAATGCTATACTCTCAGCCTATAGCCAGAATGCAGATCATGAAGAGGCACTAAAAATGTTTAGAAAAATGCAATTCCAATATCAGCTTCCTGATCGAACTACATTAGCAGTTATTCTTAGTTCATCTGCGGAACTGGGACTTCTTGAGGCTGGAAAACAGGTTCATGCAGCCTCTCAGAAGTTCGGGTTCTACGAGGATGAGTATGTTTCAAGTGGTCTTATCAATGCGTATTCAAAATGCGGGAAAATGGAGTCTTCAAAGAATGTATTTAATAAGCTGCCCAAAGTAGATGTTGTTTGTTGGAACTCAATGATAGCAGGGTTTTCAATAAATTCTCAGGACAACgaagctttctctttctttaaGCAGATGCGCCAATGCGGCTTCTATCCTTCAGAGTTTTCATTTACTATCATTATGAGCTCTTGCGCAAAACTATCTTCATTATCCCAGGGACGCCAGGTTCATGCTCAGATCATAAAAGATGGTTATGAAGATGACATATTTGTTGGCGGTTCTCTTATAGAAATGTATTGTAAATGTGGAAATGTGGATCAAGCCAGATACTTTTTCGATATAATGCCAAGTAAAAACACTGTTACCTGGAACGAAATGATACATGGTTATGCACAGAATGGATATGGCGACGAGGCTGTTTCCCTTTACAAGGACATGATCACATCTGGTGAAAAACCCGATGATATTACTTTTGTTGCCGTCTTAACTGGTTGTAGCCACTCTGCATTGATTGACGAAGGAATTGAgatattcaattcaattcagcaAAGATTTGGAGTGGTGCCAAAGTCAGATCATTACACTTGCATCATAGATTGCCTCAGCCGAGCAGGGCGATTCCAAGAAGTAGAAGTGATCCTAGATACTATGCCATGCAAGGATGATCCAGTTGTTTGGGAAGTGGTGTTAAGCTCATGCCGCATTCACACTAACTTGAGCTTAGCAAAAAGAGCAGCGGAGGAACTCTTCCGGTTGGACCCTCTAAATTCGGCATCTTACGTGCTTCTAGCAAACATGTACTCTTCTCTGGGAAGATGGGAGGATGCAAGGGCTGTCAGGGATGTAATGAGTAATAATAGGGTCCGCAAGGATCCTGGTTATAGCTGGAGTGAGTACAAGAATGATATTCAGCACATTATGGAAAACAATCTATAG
- the LOC130960833 gene encoding uncharacterized protein LOC130960833 isoform X1: MLLKCIHMALLSSSSSSSVNLLLFSPSLTPSVHPLSTTVLLRRSRFSCRAASPGPPPAPGTDPPPGNDSGMLRADLAASLSKIQDRAQIFFAVLFWVSLFFWASAWDGRNRPNK, encoded by the exons ATGTTGTTGAAATGCATCCACATggctcttctctcttcttcttcttcttcttccgtGAACCTCCTTCTCTTCTCTCCTTCACTCACTCCTTCTGTTCACCCACTCTCCACCACCGTCCTCCTCCGGCGAAGCCGTTTCAGCTGCCGCGCCGCTTCCCCCGGCCCACCTCCAGCTCCCGGGACTGATCCTCCTCCCGGAAACGATTCCGGCATGCTTCGAG CAGATCTTGCGGCATCTTTATCAAAAATTCAAGACAGAGCACAGATCTTCTTTGCTGTTCTTTTCTGGGTGTCGCTATTCTTTTGGGCTTCTGCCTGGGATGGGAGAAACAGACCAAACAAGTGA
- the LOC130960696 gene encoding uncharacterized protein LOC130960696 isoform X2 codes for MESSTEPAELVVHLPRATSVFCLSQHLVETELHSNTPSPKKKCSVPPSPRSKVLRTQHSTKIKEIDEAKDPEQKMCMEAKSSVQGLFSSSGLDNKVVLNHEGCAGAGEGKQESLKLQTLVMDGGMGSNGSGRVGYGDGGGWEFFEGNNSNNGGDRTDAYYQQMIEANPNDSLLLGNYAKFLKEVRGDYPRAKEFFERAILATPGDGHILSLYADLIWQTEKNSDRAEAYFHQAINTSPEDCYVMASYAKFLWEAEDDDDDDDGRNELDNHTHSPDLFQGTKHHTHLTAAS; via the exons ATGGAGTCTTCCACCGAGCCGGCCGAACTGGTTGTCCATCTCCCTAGGGCAACATCGGTTTTTTGTCTAAGCCAACACTTGGTGGAGACAGAACTCCATAGTAACACACCAAGTCCTAAGAAAAAATGTTCTGTGCCACCATCGCCGCGTAGTAAAGTTCTAAGAACTCAACATAGTACAAAGATCAAAGAAATAGACGAAGCAAAAGATCCGGAACAAAAGATGTGCATGGAAGCTAAATCTTCGGTTCAAGGATTGTTTTCAAGCTCCGGATTAGATAATAAGGTAGTCCTTAATCATGAAGGGTGCGCCGGGGCCGGCGAGGGGAAGCAAGAGAGTCTTAAATTGCAAACTTTAGTGATGGATGGTGGTATGGGAAGTAATGGTAGTGGAAGAGTAGGCTATGGTGATGGAGGAGGATGGGAATTCTTTGAAggaaataatagtaataatggTGGGGATAGAACTGATGCTTATTATCAACAAATGATTGAAGCTAACCCCAATGATTCTCTTCTGTTGGGAAATTATGCTAAGTTTTTGAAAGAG GTTCGTGGAGATTACCCTAGAGCAAAGGAGTTTTTTGAAAGAGCAATTTTGGCTACTCCTGGTGATGGTCATATTTTATCACTCTATGCAGATTTAATTTGGCAAACAGAGAAGAATTCTGATCGTGCTGAAGCATATTTTCATCAAGCTATTAATACTTCTCCAGAAGATTG TTATGTCATGGCTTCATATGCGAAGTTCCTCTGGGAGGCTGAAGACGATGACGATGACGATGACGGCCGGAATGAGTTGGACAACCATACACATTCACCGGATCTCTTTCAAGGAACTAAACATCACACTCATTTAACTGCAGCCTCATAA
- the LOC130960740 gene encoding protein LURP-one-related 5-like isoform X1 — MKEEFVVQEEYVSGEERNLTVLKTSRFFAGDGFTVYDCKGQLVFRVDSYGPDARDKDELVLMDPQGRCLLTVKRKRPSLHQRWEGFKGERIDGDKALFSMKRTSLIGRSRASVIVEVYDKPGVEYHIEGCFSQRCCKIYNAAKKLMAEIRRKVDSTTSVMLGKEVFSLCVKPGFDGALAMGLVLVLDQINGTDEIQLQRFNHYFLNVRNEIERELQFQCLNWGFIPIFK, encoded by the exons atgaAGGAAGAGTTTGTTGTGCAAGAAGAGTACGTTTCAGGAGAAGAGAGGAATCTGACGGTGCTGAAAACTTCACGGTTCTTTGCTGGCGATGGCTTCACCGTCTATGATTGCAAGGGCCAACTCGTTTTCCGAGTTGACTCTTACGGTCCCGATGCACGTGACAAGGATGAGCTCGTTCTCATGGATCCACAAGGTCGATGTCTTCTCACCGTAAAACGAAAG AGGCCCAGTCTTCATCAACGGTGGGAAGGTTTCAAAGGAGAAAGAATCGACGGTGATAAAGCATTGTTCAGTATGAAGAGAACATCTTTAATCGGACGGTCACGAGCGAGTGTTATAGTGGAGGTATACGATAAGCCCGGTGTGGAGTATCACATCGAAGGTTGCTTTTCGCAGCGTTGTTGCAAGATCTATAACGCAGCGAAGAAATTAATGGCTGAGATTCGTCGAAAGGTGGACTCCACCACAAGTGTAATGCTTGGGAAAGAAGTCTTCTCGCTTTGCGTTAAGCCTGGATTTGATGGTGCACTTGCCATGGGATTGGTCTTGGTCCTTGATCAGATCAACG GGACTGATGAAATACAACTTCAGAGATTCAATCactattttttaaatgttagaaatgaaattgaacGAGAATTACAATTTCAATGTCTAAATTGGGGATTTATTCCCATTTTCAAGTGA
- the LOC130960833 gene encoding uncharacterized protein LOC130960833 isoform X2, whose translation MLLKCIHMALLSSSSSSSVNLLLFSPSLTPSVHPLSTTVLLRRSRFSCRAASPGPPPAPGTDPPPGNDSGMLRDLAASLSKIQDRAQIFFAVLFWVSLFFWASAWDGRNRPNK comes from the exons ATGTTGTTGAAATGCATCCACATggctcttctctcttcttcttcttcttcttccgtGAACCTCCTTCTCTTCTCTCCTTCACTCACTCCTTCTGTTCACCCACTCTCCACCACCGTCCTCCTCCGGCGAAGCCGTTTCAGCTGCCGCGCCGCTTCCCCCGGCCCACCTCCAGCTCCCGGGACTGATCCTCCTCCCGGAAACGATTCCGGCATGCTTCGAG ATCTTGCGGCATCTTTATCAAAAATTCAAGACAGAGCACAGATCTTCTTTGCTGTTCTTTTCTGGGTGTCGCTATTCTTTTGGGCTTCTGCCTGGGATGGGAGAAACAGACCAAACAAGTGA
- the LOC130960696 gene encoding uncharacterized protein LOC130960696 isoform X1: protein MLLRSSSAPILTSLLPYSMESSTEPAELVVHLPRATSVFCLSQHLVETELHSNTPSPKKKCSVPPSPRSKVLRTQHSTKIKEIDEAKDPEQKMCMEAKSSVQGLFSSSGLDNKVVLNHEGCAGAGEGKQESLKLQTLVMDGGMGSNGSGRVGYGDGGGWEFFEGNNSNNGGDRTDAYYQQMIEANPNDSLLLGNYAKFLKEVRGDYPRAKEFFERAILATPGDGHILSLYADLIWQTEKNSDRAEAYFHQAINTSPEDCYVMASYAKFLWEAEDDDDDDDGRNELDNHTHSPDLFQGTKHHTHLTAAS, encoded by the exons ATGTTACTTAGAAGTTCTTCAGCACCAATTCTAACTTCCTTGCTACCATACTCTATGGAGTCTTCCACCGAGCCGGCCGAACTGGTTGTCCATCTCCCTAGGGCAACATCGGTTTTTTGTCTAAGCCAACACTTGGTGGAGACAGAACTCCATAGTAACACACCAAGTCCTAAGAAAAAATGTTCTGTGCCACCATCGCCGCGTAGTAAAGTTCTAAGAACTCAACATAGTACAAAGATCAAAGAAATAGACGAAGCAAAAGATCCGGAACAAAAGATGTGCATGGAAGCTAAATCTTCGGTTCAAGGATTGTTTTCAAGCTCCGGATTAGATAATAAGGTAGTCCTTAATCATGAAGGGTGCGCCGGGGCCGGCGAGGGGAAGCAAGAGAGTCTTAAATTGCAAACTTTAGTGATGGATGGTGGTATGGGAAGTAATGGTAGTGGAAGAGTAGGCTATGGTGATGGAGGAGGATGGGAATTCTTTGAAggaaataatagtaataatggTGGGGATAGAACTGATGCTTATTATCAACAAATGATTGAAGCTAACCCCAATGATTCTCTTCTGTTGGGAAATTATGCTAAGTTTTTGAAAGAG GTTCGTGGAGATTACCCTAGAGCAAAGGAGTTTTTTGAAAGAGCAATTTTGGCTACTCCTGGTGATGGTCATATTTTATCACTCTATGCAGATTTAATTTGGCAAACAGAGAAGAATTCTGATCGTGCTGAAGCATATTTTCATCAAGCTATTAATACTTCTCCAGAAGATTG TTATGTCATGGCTTCATATGCGAAGTTCCTCTGGGAGGCTGAAGACGATGACGATGACGATGACGGCCGGAATGAGTTGGACAACCATACACATTCACCGGATCTCTTTCAAGGAACTAAACATCACACTCATTTAACTGCAGCCTCATAA
- the LOC130957722 gene encoding umecyanin-like → MNKIMGSNNNNVVICAVLGMLAILQFTEAQTRHVVGGSEGWKIPSNDSEYQDWANNQRFSLGDILVFDFTMNQHDVVEVPKDSYDICSPENAINTTMNSPANFILNKEGQFYYICSFGTHCIQGQKLSIIVPSSSSGAPSPQPSRSPPVVTTAASFTLIFILAFMGF, encoded by the exons ATGAATAAAATTATGGgatcaaataataataacgTAGTAATTTGTGCAGTTTTGGGTATGTTAGCTATTCTTCAATTCACAGAAGCGCAGACACGTCATGTTGTTGGAGGCAGTGAAGGTTGGAAGATTCCATCAAATGATTCTGAATACCAAGATTGGGCAAATAACCAGAGATTTTCCCTCGGAGATATCTTAG TGTTTGATTTCACTATGAACCAACATGATGTGGTGGAAGTGCCAAAAGATTCCTACGACATTTGCAGTCCAGAAAATGCAATCAACACAACAATGAATAGCCCTGCCAACTTCATCCTCAACAAGGAAGGCCAGTTTTACTATATTTGCAGTTTTGGAACACATTGCATTCAAGGACAGAAGTTGTCCATTATTGTCCCTAGCTCCTCCTCCGGGGCCCCTTCTCCACAGCCGTCTCGGTCGCCGCCGGTGGTTACTACTGCTGCTAGTTTCACTTTGATCTTCATCTTGGCATTTATGGGTTTTTAG